In Anaerolineales bacterium, a genomic segment contains:
- a CDS encoding amino acid ABC transporter substrate-binding protein encodes MNTTKRVSLFLTLALLVTLALPFVSAKAQDGGLLATVKARGKVICGVNPGIPGFGYLDSADNTFKGFDPSFCRALAAAIFGDTEAVEWRPIARAADRFPSLASGDIDVLIRNTTFTAGRDTAEGADFAPTTFYDASTVLVRTADSLMTLESLKDLTICAIKGTTNERAIGEAMAAAGATFTLVTYDDIDAVLDAFSANRCDAVTSDRSQLAGKRSSNANGGDWTIWDANLTKEPLGPVVKAGDSQWLDVVRWTVYATIIAEEKGITSTNIDDVLATTKDPETLRLFGKDGELYKALGLEANWAYNIIKNVGNYGEIFDSTVGEGSPLGLPRGLNALWLNGGLQYAPPYR; translated from the coding sequence ATGAACACAACAAAACGTGTTTCTCTCTTTTTGACTTTGGCGTTACTGGTCACACTGGCGCTTCCATTCGTCTCGGCAAAAGCGCAGGATGGCGGTCTGCTGGCGACGGTAAAAGCACGCGGAAAAGTGATCTGCGGAGTAAATCCCGGGATTCCCGGCTTTGGCTACCTCGATAGTGCGGATAACACCTTTAAGGGTTTTGATCCATCCTTCTGTCGAGCATTGGCGGCGGCAATCTTCGGTGATACAGAAGCCGTTGAATGGCGTCCGATTGCCCGTGCAGCGGATCGTTTCCCCTCGCTGGCGTCTGGGGATATTGATGTCCTCATTCGTAACACAACCTTCACCGCCGGACGTGATACGGCAGAAGGTGCCGACTTTGCCCCAACAACCTTCTACGACGCCTCCACCGTCCTCGTTCGCACGGCGGACAGCTTGATGACATTGGAATCGCTGAAAGACCTGACCATTTGCGCCATTAAAGGGACGACCAACGAACGTGCCATTGGCGAGGCGATGGCAGCAGCGGGCGCAACCTTTACCCTTGTGACCTATGATGATATTGACGCCGTGTTGGATGCCTTTTCCGCCAACCGCTGTGACGCTGTAACCTCGGATCGTTCGCAGCTTGCTGGCAAGCGTTCAAGCAACGCGAACGGCGGCGATTGGACGATTTGGGATGCCAACCTGACAAAAGAGCCGCTCGGTCCGGTTGTGAAGGCGGGCGATTCGCAGTGGTTGGATGTCGTCCGTTGGACGGTCTATGCGACGATCATCGCTGAAGAAAAGGGAATCACCAGCACCAATATTGATGATGTATTGGCAACGACGAAAGACCCCGAAACGCTTCGTTTGTTCGGCAAAGATGGCGAACTCTACAAGGCACTCGGTTTGGAAGCGAATTGGGCATATAACATCATCAAGAATGTTGGGAACTACGGCGAAATCTTCGACAGCACCGTTGGCGAAGGCTCACCACTTGGGCTGCCACGTGGTCTCAACGCGCTGTGGTTGAATGGTGGGCTGCAATACGCGCCGCCTTACCGTTAA